AACCAGTAGAGAAAGATAAGCCATTGGATAAAATCtcaaccaatctcacaccattaaatcaTTATTGATAACTATTTGATGGCTACCAATCACAAAAGTTGCTAGCCCCTTGACATTTTCCACCATGGACTCAAACTGAATTGATGATGAGGGAATTAAGGAAGTACTAATGCATAACATATATAGTTAGTTAATGAGAGTCTTACTTGGATCCTTGTTTGTAAGTGTTGCTGTTCCTCCAAATGAACAACTAGTAGGTGCTGGATTCTTCTGGTAGTAGTCGTTGAAAGCATAAGAAGCATGATCTTTCAGTGTGTTTGGGTTATAAcaacttgctccaggttgaatTGCTGAACAATCAGCCCCATACCCACAAGCATAGTCAAGAGCCACTTTCAGAGCCTTGTCCTGTGCTGACGCACTTGCAATGCACCATTGAACTCCTGATATAGCAGGAGACGTTGGGGTTGTAggatttgtatttgtatttggGCTTGTTGGCATTGTAGTTGGTGTTATTGATGGGCTATTGTTTGGGTTTGTGTTTGGGGATGTGGTGGGGTTTGTAGGAGTCATGTAAGTGGGTGGGGTTGTAGTTGTTGGTGTTGGTGGGCTTTGTCTTGTTGTGTACGGTGATTGAGGAGTTGTTGGGTTTAATGTTGGGTATGGGCTTGCTGTGCTTGGTGTTGTAGGGTTAACTATGGGAACTGAATCCAattgagtattaaattggtaTGAGATTTCTTGGTGTCCTTCATCTCTTAATATTGTTGCCGTAGTTAGATctggaaaagaaattaaagtaaGGACAGAACCAGTGATCTGAATATACTAACTTATTAACCCAAGTctaattttctttgatttcttccAAGGGAGGTGGCAGAGCTTGTTGATGAAACGTAGTCACAGGTTCAAGAAATTCACTCATGAATGAGTTCAGGTAAAATTGATGTGTAATCAGATTTATTTTCTCTAATGATTATTTAACGCATATTCGTGATAatgtttttttaaatgataatagatcgtttaatattttgtaaatattattaCAGTTTACAAGTATATACAATTAAATtccaaataaaaagaattagGGCAGAAAAGGagaacgaaaaaaataaaaaaatagtgttttcgtatatatatatatatttgctttTAGTTACGTATATCCAACTTcttatatagttatttatttacaataaattcattctcattgaaaataaaagaaaatactgGATGTTTATACATCAGTACACCACTTAAATATGTTTacatctaaaaataaaagaacaattttTAAAGATAGAAACCAATTATATCTTAAATATCAATTATGTTATGTTtagattaaaaataaactatcaaattaattattcgtataaaatatatatttaaaatgaattaaataatatatatatttatacacaaatatataatggttaatttttaaagtatatATAACATTTTGACGTGCacccatatatatataaaagaatgaCATGTTCTTACTAGTTGTGTTGCAATGTGACATACACCCAAGAATTTATCTCTGATCACTTTGCAATTTAATCTTGAAGGATGCATGACAATGATGgtgaaaagaataaaatatccTCAATCATCCCTGAAGATTAACTTCCACCATTTGGCCATTGATGAATTCATTTCTAAAACTCATGGCatcaatattataaaaataaaaatcccacaCCGTTAGTGCATTCCTGTCCTTTTGTCATACACGTTTTGTactcttaatatatatttttgtgtcGCACTCACAATCATCTATTCGTCTATGATTATATCTATTAAATGAAACTTCTTTAAGAGCAAAGATCCAACCATATATATAAAGATTCACCTGAGGTGAAGAGAAGAGACAAGGAAAATAGCCCAAGGCGCCAAATTAGAGCCCCCATATCTGCAGGTTTTTTTCTAAGCTTGTCTTCTGACTTTTCCTTCTTAGCTATGAGAAATGCTTCAGTTGGAAGAGAGAGAAGCACCTATATTGTGTTGATGTGAAAGAAAACTTTATCTTTCTAAAACCTCTTCTTTATATAATACATTAATACCACAAACCTGAGAATCATAGCTTTCTTGGATCAATGAGAGAAGgaagaatataataaaacttgAGCAAGGAGGCATCAGAGAAGTCGAAATTAGCAAGCAAGAGAGaagtttcttttaagaaaaaaaaaagaaaaagaaaaggagaaaaaggtgcATATAACGGTAAAAGGCAACAGGGTGATTCATCTGTTTAGTATTCAAATCTGACACTTAAGAGAtgaaatatataacaaaaacaTTAATGAATTAGTCAACCGATATTTGGCATAACAAAAATGTTACGTCCACACAAATTATGAATCATAATATTTGTgtatgaatatatattatttaatttatttttaatatatattttatattttaatatatattctataaataaaaaatttaatttttattttttatgtgcaCCCAAGAAATATTTGTTGCTATAACAGTGTGTCAAACCTActtaaacttttatttataaaagagaacgaatatataattaattaggtGGCCATATCTGCAGTATTCCCTTGCTCATTTTCGTGTTTACTTTTTCACTGTTTCATGGGACTAAACCAAAAGCTAAAGCACATAGTCGCAGGATACACTGGTTTTGTACTTTAGTTGTTGTTTGCTTTAAAGCTATGTACATGAAGAATGCTGTCCCCTTCTCTATGTTTTCTAGGCGAACACATGTCTCAACGCAGTTCATTTTCTTTTCGTTTGAATAAGTACTTGCTATGGAATACTTAGATATGACGGTTTCTTTTTGGGGAATCAGCTGGGATATCGCCTTTATATTACTTCCTTATCCAGCAAGAATTTGGTTAAGATCTGTCATTGTTAAGGAACTTGaattctttaatataatttacccATCTTTTGCATAGATTTATCATCAATTTTACATCTAAAACTTGAGGGGTGTTCCGAACCTGTGTAGCAAATATTTCGAGGTATATTAATCTCGTCTCTTGTGATTCTTCAATGTAATCCTCCTTTCAATTAGGAGAGATATAGCTCGCATCatcgaaaatatgaaatataggTTTCTCTAATTGGGAGTGTAATCGGTTCGATTTTAGACCAAAAATTAATCGAATTGATCTGTTCGattcttttttaatatcaaTCTTTCGATTTGTTATTTGTAGGAAAACTGAATCGAATCGAATCGAATCAATAACGGTTTGGTTtagttggtttttttttttattttttaaaaagttaattaaaattttaatcaccATAAAATGAAGTTTAAAACGgtcaataaactaaaataataacaatacatCACATCCAAATTCAATAGAATTTCAACTTGTCctaataattaaacataaaaacaaaGACAATTAGAAATGTCtaacaaacaacaaaaataatctttaaaattaaataaaactcgAAACAACCtctttaaaactaaataaaaaccaaaacatCAGCCACCATGCTTAATCTGAATCCACACCagattcatcctcatcttctCCAGTAGGTGcaatttctacaaaaataaaataaagaaatcaatatagattataaattataaataaaaactatGAAAGGAACTTCAAATTCCTTTTTTACATACCTAATTCAAGTTTCTCAAACTCCTCCATAAGCTCCTCAAAATTAGTCGTTATTAGAGAAGCACAAAGTCAATTTTGTGTGTAAATTAATGCCTCAACTGTCTTTGGACTTAAAGAACTCCTGTAGTTATTAAGCAATCGTCCACCAGTGCTAAAAGCCGATTTTAAAGTAACAGTCGAGACTAGCATTGCTAAAACATCTCTAGCAATTTGGGATAAGATAAGATACTTGTTAGAATTCACCTTTCACCAATTCAATATGTCAATGATCACGAGACTTCTCTAAACCATCCATCAAATACAAATCTACCTCATTCTTGTTGAAATATAAGGATTGTTTGACTAGGGTCACCCGAGtccttagaaaattttttacatTGATTCAACAAATGATATCGCATAATAGTTGTACCATTTTTATGAGAGTCGCATGCATATGATGCACCAGACGAATTATATTTATCCCAAGCATGTGATGACTTAGACTTAGGATCATTTGTAAACTGTTTCCAAGTCTAAGATCTAGGCCTAGAAGGTTTTCTGTTATCTTCATTGAGTTCATCCTTGTCATCCTCTTCATCAGTTTCCACAGTGCTTGGAGCTGGATTTGTAGGAGTTGCACCCACATTAGTTGAATCAACCTTCCTCTTCTTTGACTTAGGATGGGGTGGAGGTTTGGTAAGCACACTGCTGTCTGTTGAAGAACGTACCACGGACTGTTCATTGGGCTATTCATTGCTTGTTAGctgcatatatataaatataacaatgaacaacaaaatacaacaattttattgaaaaattttattcaaactcATCAACGTAATCAAGAATAGACCAGCAACAATAATTAGAGACAATGTTCATACCTTGGACCGAGCTATGAGGTCCAGGTTGGACTTAAGCAAAAATGGTCGACCTCTTTAAAGGTTGTCGACCAACGATCTCTTCGTAAAGAGCTCGAAAGATCACCACAGAGGTCCAAGGAGGCCCAGAATGAAAGAACCACCGCCTACTGAAAAGACGGTTGGCGAAAAGATAATGATCCCACTGACGATTAGAtttcctatcggtaaagaaatataaaaatataatcgcattgtaagtatagcttctaaaccaacagaaaattctttcgtacaaacgtttggttgtcacaagtaacaaacccctttggaattgataaccgaagtatttaaacctcgagtcatcttttcaaggaattgcagggaagtatgatttattattggttatgcaaaggtatattttggggttttgaaaaaggtttgaacaaataatttaattgataagaaaaataaattaataattagaaaatctcttggcaaggtatgaaaactggaagtcctatcctagtcatccttatcaatggtgatgagaattatatttttgctaccactcagtcaacctctaactatgaaggtaagttaagtggacaaatcaatttaacacctaaagtcctagtcaactccttaaggaaagactagattTATAGGAATCtgaatcaatcagcaaagatattaattatcaatcacgatgagtttgacaactcaagagttaccaattaatcaaccaaagccaatagtaaataatctaaattataaataaggaaaatacctcaaattatattatttaagaaaatcctaacatgaaaagttcataaacaaataaaagagaaaaatagctaaaaagaacattgaacctgagatgaagaagaaatattcctaatcctaataaaaatcctaatcctaatcctaagagagaggagagaacctctctctctaaaaactacatctaaattatgaaaagtgaattatgatctcATCTGAAGTATGATGTAtatgatgaatgaatggattctcccactttataacctctaatctGTGCTTTCTGGGTCAAAatctgggtcagaaacagcccagaaatcgctgattgtgaaatctggtATGTACAGGTCGCGagaaagtgacgcggaggcgtcgtccacgcgtttgcgtggattgaaattCGCAGATGCGACACGAGCGTGTCATCCATGCGTTTGCATTGCCTAACTTCGAGGCAgctatgaaaaattatatattgttgcgaagccccagatgttcgctttccaacgcaattggaaccacgtcatttggatctctgtagctcaagttatggtcgatttagtaccaagaggtcaggctgacagctttgcaatttCTTTAGTTCCTTGTATTCTGTccagttttgcatgcttcctttccatcctctaagccattcctgccctgtaatctctgaagtCACTTAACAcgcatatcaaggcatcgaatggtaataaaagaggattaaacataacaaaattaagaccaaagaagcatgttttcaatcatagcacagaaccaggaaggaaagtgtaaaacatacaaatcatatgaataagtgggtaaatagttgataaaatcactcaattgagcacaaggtaaaccataaaatagtggtttatcaacctccccacacttaaacattagcatgtcctcatgctaagctcaagaaaagctataaaggagtgaagaggaatgatagagagtataaaatgcaacctatctatgtgaatgcaactacatgcaaaatgttgctacctacttggttaaaagtaaacaagctctccaagacaaatacaaaccaaattccactaattcaaatcatataataaaaagcaagtaaacttgtaagaagatagctcatgaaagcagggaatatagaattaagcactgaaccctcactgatagtgtatatcactctagtctctctagtgtatagggtaatcactctatttttctctaatcatgctttctaaactttgttcttcatctaaccaatcaacaaatatttaatgtaaccatgcaattaagatTAAATCTCAcaagttgtgtgttctttagctcaaaaaccatgttccaattatgataaaccccatttttagggtttatcttgtgttgaatttagagtattttgataacattttctcacatttaaccaatgaattagcatggttttgttatctctcccgtatttgtgctcgagtgtaaaaatatgctttttaagcctttactttgataattttaattcatccttgattccataagataccttgatgtgtttgctagtaatctcaggttaaaataagctaggcatggatcaaaggaaaaaggaaggaagcatgcaagtagagagaagcacaaaaagccaaagaactgATCTCgtccaaggacgcgcacgcgcacaaggcgctcgcgcgcacattgcaatATCGACCAGGGATACAACGCGTACTGTGCACGTCCGCGCCGAAGGCCGCACGTGATTTTTAAATGAAACTCGtgcccagcgatttctgggaaGCTCTGGGGCCCAGTGCAATCAACTTTGGCACCAAAATGTATTAAAAGGACCAATGATTGAAGGGGAAGGCATCTTTCAATGTTATGTTTTCATtttacacattaggattagtttagagatagtttctagagagagaagctctcacttctctctagaattaggattagaaattagggttagattatgatatcatagttctaggtttaattcaagtctccttctacttctaccttcaattggtgattgctacactttggttcttctttctatccctattctcttgttgtaatttctcttattttgtttctaggttttgtaatgagatactcttgttcttttgttttcttttaataatgcaatttgaggtaattcatgataattttgatttccttgattgttgttgttaattctttgcatttaattgttgtagaattcattcttgttgtgatttagtatacttttcttttgtaccttccaagtgtttgatgaaatgcttgggaggatgttagaatagaattttatgttcttggcttgagaaagtaacttaggatttcttgagttactagtgtccaagtgattgatagttgataaccattgactctagccttcattcaTCCAATTAGTGagaaagctaggatttatggacttggattgatataactcacttgactttcctttactattagttagaggatgacttagtgagattaattcttgcaactaccatacttgtggctagtgatgatgctgaagacccttgacaaccaaaccttgccaagaccattttgttaataaaatctccttaccatttactattcatatttctcatctaaaacctcaaaataaacaagtccataaccgataacaagaacactaccctgtaagtcctttgagagacgacccgaggtttaagtacttcggtttatagattttaggggtttgtacttgtgacaaacaaatttttgtatgaaaggattattgttggtttagagactatactttacaacgagacttcattagtgaaattctaaactgtcaaaaaatctaatcatcaaaatggcgccgttgctggggatttgcaatggtgttatgttattggttattgtacatatgtgaatattataaatagtttgtcttttgtttgattactagtttagttagttttactttgtttttccactatgaattctcactttggctatgagcttggtcctaattgtgttgtaggaaatgtgcaCTTCAATGATAacatgtatcaaggatggaacactccaagatgggaggaacctcaaggaattgatcactcctattggcaacaacctccgggCACTTATAGGTATAACTCACATCCTAACGCATGTCAATTCAACGGTTATGGTGACTCCTTTTGTGAtaatcaaccaccaccatatgcctatgaaccttatcctcaacatgatgctcaaccatactcacaagtctCTCCATATCAAGCACCTTTATGTGACCCATATCTaccatatgaccaatcaccCATATCACATTCTTATGACCACTATGAGCAAAaacctttagaaccaccacaaccctatcaggATTACTACCAAGAGCTACCTCAATGCATACCCTCTCCACAATTTTaccaagaggaaccaccttcttaccatgaaccctctctccaaaataatgaaccttcctactcaccccaagccccaatagatgatCCTCTCAccttgttacttcaaggacaagaagccatgaagtgGGATACATTTGTGTTTGTaaccaatttgaccaaggtggtgcacgCTTTAGCtcaccaatgtttgaatactcaagTTATCCCCGTAGCCTCATGTGGAAAGCCTaaggaagagcaaagcatggAGGAGATATCAGATAATCTGGTGACAAAGGAAGAATCAGTAATAGTAGTGGAGCGATTGGAAAAGCCTATGGGTATTAAAacaaaggaagaagtggttcaAGACTTAAGAAATATGAAACCACCATGTGAGTCTCAACAACCTCCTGAGCATATCAAGATCAAAGAATACGAGGAGGTTAATCGAGAAATAGATTCAATCATGGAGGAATTCCTATCTACAATTGAATTCCCCCTAATGGACATGGAGTTGGAATAATAGAAGAGTGCGCACAACCCCCGTACCCTTGGTGAACAACGAAGAAGAGAATGAACCGAAAGAGATCTACCAAGGAGAAaaagttggcatggtgtatattgaaattgaagaatatgaaggggttgatcaagagatggatttattcatcaatgaattcctatccaaaattgaatcctctcccattgggcaagaaactaaagttcttgaagacaacaccaagccaagtgATAAAAGcgaaaaggttgaaattgaagaaatttgtcaagaggtggaaatACCCAAAGAAGAGCATAAAGAAGTAagccttgcattgtctaagtgtggggaagtcacCCTTCCCaaatcaccatccaacacaacattcaattgggtaaaattcttatccctaagctttactttctcatttgaatatggtttaattgaaacggatggacaacttagagctctttgtaaacttaaaggaaaaagagaattgtgtagtggttggaaatttgGTATAAAGCTCACTAAGGTCAAAGCTTTAAGATATAGGGATTATGATGGGACAAGAACCACTTTttatgggtctagaaggaagaATTTGTGgactaaagagaattctatgtgtCAACCGCCCTTATGTCAACCACCCGTACGGAGAAATCATGAACCTCAACTCACGgatgggtgtgaagataagatatgggatcccggttcgctatgtgaagaccaactatggggactcatatcttgggttgAAATTCACCCAAGAttggtgaagatggttggaaattctatcaaccaattgagaagcaaagatccttggagattcaaggatgagtacaagcacaagccaccatgacaatgagCTCCTCAAAAGGTCCAAcataaggactttaactaaaagtggtaggtgggagacaccccaccatggtaaactcttccCAATCTCTTTTAGTCTTGTTTAATAAGTGGTTTGaattgccattgtaggta
The genomic region above belongs to Arachis duranensis cultivar V14167 chromosome 3, aradu.V14167.gnm2.J7QH, whole genome shotgun sequence and contains:
- the LOC107479351 gene encoding glucan endo-1,3-beta-glucosidase 12-like; its protein translation is MGALIWRLGLFSLSLLFTSDLTTATILRDEGHQEISYQFNTQLDSVPIVNPTTPSTASPYPTLNPTTPQSPYTTRQSPPTPTTTTPPTYMTPTNPTTSPNTNPNNSPSITPTTMPTSPNTNTNPTTPTSPAISGVQWCIASASAQDKALKVALDYACGYGADCSAIQPGASCYNPNTLKDHASYAFNDYYQKNPAPTSCSFGGTATLTNKDPSNGNCHYSSSKSSSMSPPTSYGSPPNGMMSPTTAGGSTMTPTAPGGTTMTPSTPSMTIPDGASVYGPTGSPSKATPLSQSFMLLFVSVFGYQWAIHLM